From one Thalassobaculum sp. OXR-137 genomic stretch:
- the clpS gene encoding ATP-dependent Clp protease adapter ClpS: MSDDDRGNGNGTNTGVVVKTRPKTKKPSMYKVIMLNDDYTPMEFVVHVLERFFNKNREEATRIMLHVHQRGVGVCGVFTYEVAETKVTQVMDFARQHHHPLQCTLEKD, encoded by the coding sequence ATGAGTGACGACGATCGCGGAAACGGGAACGGCACCAACACCGGCGTGGTCGTAAAGACGCGTCCTAAGACCAAAAAACCGTCGATGTACAAGGTCATCATGCTGAACGACGACTACACGCCGATGGAGTTCGTCGTTCACGTGTTGGAGAGATTCTTTAACAAGAATCGAGAAGAAGCGACCCGCATCATGCTGCACGTACACCAGCGCGGGGTGGGGGTGTGCGGAGTCTTCACATACGAGGTGGCCGAGACCAAGGTCACTCAGGTCATGGACTTCGCGCGTCAGCATCACCATCCTTTGCAGTGCACCTTGGAGAAAGATTGA
- the glp gene encoding gephyrin-like molybdotransferase Glp produces MTRLADDCFAADPTPLTVEAALERIRDRLRPMTGTETVALDAALDRVLAEDVVSPLDVPPHDNAAVDGYAVRSVDLPSAGGELPLAGRVAAGHPLSAEPPPGTAVRIFTGAPVPDGFDTVVMQEDCIAGGDRVRLPAGARAGANVRRQGEDVTRGAVTLAAGRRLGPGDLGLAASIGRTALTVRARLRVALASTGDEVTEPGEELRPGAVFDANRHTVKALLARLGCTVTDLGILEDDAGTIARSLSEAADDHDVIMTSGGVSAGEEDHVRAAVAAHGRIDAWRLSVKPGRPVALGVVGGRAFIGLPGNPVAAVVAFVTLARPVLLALSGADVSAPPRYPVTAGFDHAKKPGRREFLRVRLEPGQGSDRAPVAVKAGPDGSGILSALAAADGLIDLAEGSPGLAVGDMAAYLPFNEVMR; encoded by the coding sequence ATGACGCGGCTGGCCGACGACTGCTTCGCCGCCGATCCCACCCCGCTCACCGTGGAAGCGGCCCTGGAGCGGATCCGGGACCGGTTGCGGCCGATGACCGGCACCGAAACCGTCGCCCTGGATGCGGCACTGGACCGGGTTCTGGCCGAGGATGTCGTGTCTCCGCTGGATGTCCCGCCCCACGACAATGCCGCCGTCGACGGCTACGCGGTGCGATCGGTCGACCTGCCCTCCGCGGGCGGCGAACTGCCCCTGGCGGGCCGTGTGGCCGCGGGCCATCCGCTGTCGGCTGAGCCTCCGCCGGGCACGGCGGTCCGCATCTTCACCGGCGCTCCGGTACCCGACGGGTTCGACACGGTGGTCATGCAGGAGGACTGCATCGCCGGCGGGGATCGCGTCCGGCTCCCCGCCGGTGCGCGCGCCGGTGCGAATGTCCGCCGCCAGGGCGAGGACGTGACGCGCGGCGCGGTGACGCTCGCCGCCGGTCGGCGCCTCGGCCCCGGCGATCTCGGCCTCGCCGCCTCGATCGGCCGCACCGCGCTGACGGTTCGCGCCCGGCTGCGGGTGGCGCTCGCCTCCACCGGCGACGAGGTGACCGAACCGGGGGAAGAGCTGCGCCCCGGCGCGGTGTTCGACGCCAACCGGCACACGGTGAAGGCCCTGCTCGCCCGGCTCGGCTGTACGGTGACCGATCTGGGTATCCTGGAAGACGACGCCGGCACCATCGCCCGATCCCTGTCGGAGGCGGCCGACGATCACGACGTGATCATGACCTCCGGCGGCGTGTCGGCCGGGGAGGAAGACCACGTCCGGGCCGCCGTCGCCGCCCATGGGCGGATCGATGCCTGGCGGCTGTCGGTCAAGCCGGGGCGGCCGGTCGCCCTGGGGGTCGTCGGCGGGCGCGCCTTCATCGGTCTGCCCGGCAACCCGGTCGCCGCTGTCGTCGCCTTCGTCACCTTGGCCCGGCCGGTCCTGCTGGCCCTGTCGGGGGCGGACGTATCCGCCCCGCCCCGCTACCCCGTGACGGCGGGCTTCGACCATGCGAAAAAGCCCGGGCGGCGCGAATTCCTGCGGGTGCGCCTGGAGCCGGGCCAGGGATCGGATCGGGCGCCGGTGGCCGTGAAGGCGGGGCCCGACGGCTCCGGCATCCTGTCGGCGCTTGCCGCCGCCGACGGCCTGATCGACCTGGCCGAGGGCTCCCCGGGGCTGGCGGTCGGGGACATGGCCGCCTATCTGCCGTTCAACGAGGTGATGCGATGA
- a CDS encoding metallophosphoesterase family protein produces MRIAAIADIHGNHLALEAVLADIARIGVDLTVNLGDHLSSPLEAGKTADLLLANEMISIRGNHDRWILEKTPEEMGKSDRWAHSQLTEAHLDWLSALPATRLVEDRIFLCHGTPSDDNTYWLERVLDGGMAMNRLQAIEAEAAGIDCPLLLCAHSHIPRAVRLSDGRMVVNPGSVGCPGYEDPTPPTPHTMQAGTPDAAYAILEEAGGRWTVSFRQVPYDNMAMSRLAAERGNKAWASALESGWVR; encoded by the coding sequence ATGCGCATTGCGGCAATCGCGGATATTCACGGAAACCACCTGGCGCTGGAGGCGGTGCTGGCGGATATCGCCCGGATCGGGGTCGATCTGACCGTCAACCTGGGCGACCACCTGAGCTCGCCCCTGGAGGCGGGGAAGACGGCCGACCTGCTGCTGGCCAACGAGATGATCTCCATCCGTGGCAACCACGACCGCTGGATCCTGGAGAAGACGCCGGAGGAGATGGGAAAGTCGGATCGCTGGGCCCACAGCCAGCTCACCGAGGCCCATTTGGACTGGCTGTCCGCCCTGCCCGCGACCCGCCTCGTGGAGGACCGGATCTTCCTGTGTCACGGCACGCCGAGCGACGACAACACCTACTGGCTGGAGCGGGTTCTGGACGGCGGCATGGCCATGAACCGGCTGCAGGCCATCGAGGCGGAGGCGGCCGGGATCGACTGTCCGCTGCTGCTCTGCGCCCACAGCCACATCCCACGGGCGGTGCGCCTGTCGGACGGGCGCATGGTGGTGAACCCGGGCAGTGTGGGCTGCCCCGGCTACGAGGATCCGACGCCGCCGACTCCGCACACCATGCAGGCGGGCACGCCGGACGCCGCCTACGCGATCCTGGAGGAGGCGGGCGGCCGCTGGACCGTCAGCTTCCGGCAGGTGCCCTACGACAACATGGCCATGTCCCGCCTCGCCGCCGAACGCGGCAACAAGGCCTGGGCCAGCGCGCTGGAAAGCGGCTGGGTTCGGTAG
- the clpA gene encoding ATP-dependent Clp protease ATP-binding subunit ClpA — translation MLSKNLEESLHRALGLANEKRHEYATLEHLLLSLTDDQDALAVLKACGVDVTKLRDDLITYIDTELNGLVGSALEEAKPTAGFQRVVQRAVIHVQSSGREEVTGANVLVALLSERESHAVFFLQEQEMTRFDAVSYISHGIAKVHGQQQAEPKRSVDGAEEESKGEQVNKQGHEALDAYCVDLNKKAASGKIDPLIGREHEVERTIQILCRRTKNNPLYVGDPGVGKTAIAEGLAKRIVDGDVPEVLIDAQIFSLDMGALLAGTRYRGDFEERLKAVVNELEQNPHAVLFIDEIHTVIGAGATSGGAMDASNLLKPALQSGGLRCIGSTTYKEYRSYFEKDRALVRRFQKIDVNEPSIADSIKILKGLKPYYEEHHKVRYTNEALKTAVELSAKYIGDRKLPDKAIDVIDEVGAAQMLVSPSKRRKTIGVKEVEDIVAKIARIPPKSVSTDDKTVLANLERDLKTVVFGQDEAISSLSTAIKLARAGLRDADKPIGNYLFSGPTGVGKTEVARQLALIMGVDLIRFDMSEYMERHSVSRLIGAPPGYVGFDQGGLLTDQIDQHPHCVLLLDEIEKAHPDLFNVLLQVMDHGKLTDHNGKNVDFRNVILIMTTNAGAADLAKEAVGFARSQREGDDTEAINRMFTPEFRNRLDAIVGFKPLGQEIISRVVDKFLIQLEAQLADRGVTIEASAQARAWLGEKGYDRLYGARPLSRIIQEHIKKPLAEELLFGRLVKGGVVRIGLVDGKLAFDFDDEPTPEKPGKPTKAKGRKGGGGKDTGKVEELVD, via the coding sequence ATGCTGTCGAAGAACCTCGAAGAGAGCCTGCACCGCGCCCTCGGTCTCGCGAACGAGAAGCGCCATGAGTACGCCACGCTGGAGCACCTGCTGCTCTCGCTGACGGACGATCAGGATGCGCTCGCCGTTCTCAAGGCCTGCGGTGTGGACGTCACCAAACTGCGTGACGATCTGATCACCTATATCGACACCGAGCTCAACGGCCTGGTCGGCAGTGCGCTCGAGGAAGCCAAGCCGACCGCCGGATTCCAGCGCGTGGTTCAGCGCGCCGTGATTCATGTGCAGTCTTCCGGCCGCGAAGAGGTCACCGGCGCCAACGTGCTGGTCGCCCTGCTGTCCGAGCGGGAGAGCCATGCGGTGTTCTTCCTGCAGGAGCAGGAGATGACCCGCTTCGACGCGGTGAGCTACATCAGCCACGGCATCGCCAAGGTCCACGGCCAGCAGCAGGCCGAGCCGAAGCGCTCGGTCGACGGGGCCGAGGAGGAGTCGAAGGGTGAGCAGGTCAACAAGCAGGGCCATGAGGCGCTCGACGCCTATTGCGTGGACCTGAACAAGAAGGCTGCCTCGGGCAAGATCGACCCGCTGATCGGCCGCGAGCACGAGGTCGAGCGGACGATCCAGATCCTGTGCCGCCGGACCAAGAACAACCCGCTCTATGTGGGCGACCCGGGCGTGGGCAAGACCGCCATCGCCGAGGGTCTGGCCAAGCGCATCGTCGACGGCGACGTGCCGGAAGTGCTCATCGACGCCCAGATCTTCTCCCTCGATATGGGCGCGCTGCTTGCCGGTACGCGCTACCGCGGCGATTTCGAGGAGCGGCTGAAGGCGGTGGTCAACGAGCTGGAGCAGAACCCGCACGCGGTCCTGTTCATCGACGAGATCCACACGGTGATCGGCGCCGGGGCGACCAGCGGCGGGGCGATGGACGCCTCCAACCTGCTGAAGCCGGCACTGCAGTCGGGCGGCCTGCGTTGCATCGGCTCGACCACCTACAAGGAATACCGCAGCTACTTCGAGAAGGACCGCGCCCTGGTGCGCCGGTTCCAGAAGATCGACGTCAACGAGCCGTCGATCGCGGATTCGATCAAGATCCTCAAGGGCCTGAAGCCCTACTACGAGGAGCATCACAAGGTCCGCTACACCAACGAGGCGCTGAAGACGGCGGTGGAGCTGTCGGCGAAGTACATCGGCGACCGCAAGCTGCCGGATAAGGCGATCGACGTGATCGACGAGGTTGGGGCGGCCCAGATGCTGGTCTCGCCGTCCAAGCGCCGTAAGACCATCGGCGTGAAGGAGGTCGAGGACATCGTCGCCAAGATCGCCCGCATCCCGCCGAAAAGCGTGTCGACCGACGACAAGACCGTGCTCGCCAATCTGGAGCGCGATCTGAAGACGGTGGTGTTCGGTCAGGACGAGGCGATCTCCTCCCTGTCGACGGCGATCAAGCTGGCCCGTGCCGGCCTGCGCGACGCCGACAAGCCGATCGGCAACTACCTGTTCTCCGGCCCGACCGGCGTCGGCAAGACCGAGGTGGCCCGGCAACTCGCCCTGATCATGGGCGTGGATCTGATCCGCTTCGACATGTCCGAGTACATGGAACGGCATTCGGTGAGCCGTCTGATCGGCGCGCCGCCGGGCTATGTCGGCTTCGACCAGGGCGGTCTGCTGACCGACCAGATCGACCAGCATCCGCACTGCGTCCTGCTGCTCGACGAGATCGAGAAGGCCCATCCGGACCTGTTCAACGTCCTGCTGCAGGTCATGGACCACGGCAAGCTGACCGATCACAACGGCAAGAACGTCGACTTCCGCAACGTGATCCTGATCATGACCACGAACGCGGGCGCCGCCGATCTCGCCAAGGAGGCCGTCGGCTTCGCGCGGTCGCAGCGCGAGGGCGACGACACCGAGGCGATCAACCGGATGTTCACGCCGGAGTTCCGCAACCGTCTCGACGCCATCGTCGGCTTCAAGCCGCTGGGTCAGGAGATCATCAGCCGGGTCGTGGACAAGTTCCTGATCCAGCTCGAGGCCCAGCTCGCGGATCGCGGCGTGACCATCGAGGCGAGCGCCCAGGCGCGTGCCTGGCTCGGCGAGAAGGGCTACGACCGGCTCTACGGCGCGCGGCCGCTCTCCCGGATCATCCAGGAGCACATCAAGAAGCCGCTGGCCGAGGAACTGCTGTTCGGCCGTCTGGTCAAGGGCGGGGTGGTGCGCATCGGTCTGGTCGACGGCAAGCTCGCCTTCGACTTCGACGACGAGCCGACCCCGGAGAAACCCGGCAAGCCGACCAAGGCCAAGGGCCGCAAGGGCGGCGGCGGCAAGGACACCGGCAAGGTGGAGGAACTGGTCGACTAG
- a CDS encoding D-alanyl-D-alanine carboxypeptidase family protein — translation MRRIGQVLAIPFLVLGLLAGLTTMPAMAATKYAALVLDVESGKVLFARHPDEQRHPASLTKIMTLYMVFDALEKGKLSLNQRLTASARAAGQACSCLGLRDGDTIQVRDAIKALVTKSANDVAVTVAEALGGTEYRFAVSMTERARDLGMTSTRFMNASGLHDSRQVTTARDMARLAIAIRRDFPGYYGEFSTRSFSYKGRTYTNHNKLLGHYEGTDGIKTGYINASGFNLVASVVRDGSRLIGVVFGGESGSKRNAHMRNILTDGFKQAEKIRIASFKPPLPVARPTIMAAAVAPAPAPAPQIIAALTSIPEDVPSRGDNPEEEVGSRDDSGAWGVQVGAYSTEVRAQRSIATARGLLPGLLNETEGKVEPLTNRDVPIYRARLIGLLEKDARSVCLDLKRRKLPCVPVPAGG, via the coding sequence ATGCGGCGGATCGGTCAGGTATTGGCAATACCGTTCCTTGTCCTCGGTCTTCTGGCCGGGTTGACCACCATGCCGGCCATGGCAGCCACCAAGTACGCGGCCCTCGTCCTCGACGTGGAGAGCGGCAAGGTCCTGTTCGCCCGTCATCCGGACGAGCAGCGCCATCCGGCCTCGCTCACCAAGATCATGACCCTCTACATGGTGTTCGACGCGCTGGAGAAGGGCAAGCTCTCCCTGAACCAGCGCCTGACCGCCTCCGCCCGCGCCGCCGGCCAGGCCTGTTCCTGCCTCGGCCTGCGCGACGGCGACACCATCCAGGTCCGCGACGCCATCAAGGCGCTCGTCACCAAGTCGGCGAACGACGTCGCCGTCACCGTGGCCGAGGCGCTCGGCGGTACCGAATACCGCTTCGCCGTGTCCATGACGGAGCGGGCCCGCGATCTGGGCATGACCTCCACCCGTTTCATGAACGCGTCCGGCCTGCACGACAGCCGCCAGGTGACGACGGCGCGCGACATGGCCCGGCTGGCCATCGCCATCCGGCGCGACTTCCCGGGTTACTATGGTGAGTTCTCGACCCGCAGCTTCAGCTACAAGGGCCGGACCTACACCAACCACAACAAGCTGCTCGGCCACTACGAGGGCACGGACGGAATCAAGACCGGCTACATCAACGCGTCGGGCTTCAACCTGGTCGCCTCGGTGGTGCGCGACGGATCGCGGCTGATCGGCGTCGTGTTCGGCGGCGAGTCCGGCAGCAAGCGCAACGCGCATATGCGCAACATCCTCACTGACGGGTTCAAACAGGCGGAGAAGATCCGCATCGCCTCGTTCAAGCCGCCCCTCCCGGTCGCCCGGCCGACCATCATGGCGGCCGCCGTGGCCCCGGCGCCCGCGCCGGCTCCGCAGATCATCGCCGCCCTCACCTCGATCCCGGAGGATGTGCCCAGCCGTGGCGACAATCCCGAGGAAGAGGTCGGGTCGCGCGACGATTCCGGTGCCTGGGGCGTGCAGGTCGGCGCCTATTCGACGGAAGTCCGGGCCCAGCGCTCCATCGCCACCGCCCGCGGCCTGCTGCCGGGCCTGCTGAACGAGACCGAGGGCAAGGTCGAGCCGCTGACCAACCGCGACGTGCCGATCTACCGCGCCCGGCTGATCGGCCTGCTGGAGAAGGACGCCCGCTCGGTCTGCCTCGACCTGAAGCGCCGCAAACTGCCCTGCGTTCCGGTGCCCGCCGGCGGCTGA
- the pgmG gene encoding phosphoglucomutase/phosphomannomutase PgmG — MAEQATASHRFDPTILREYDVRGVIGSTLHAADAQALGRAFGTIVAEKGGRRVAVGRDGRISSPEIAAATIAGLRAAGIDVLDVGGCPTPALYFAVHHLGTDGGIMITGSHNPPDYNGFKMMLGTAPFFGADIQRLGEIAGTGGFAAGQGSVEAAPVLEAYVARLLQDHRAGRDLSVVWDCGNGATGPVVTALTEVLPGTHTVLYPEVDGTFPNHHPDPTVPETLEGLRAAVEAAGADLGIAFDGDGDRIGVIDETGRVIWGDQLLAIYATEILADAPGATVIADVKASQVLFDRVAELGGVPLMWRTGHSLIKTKMAETGAPLAGEMSGHLFFKDRYYGFDDALYAAVRLLALVAGSDRPVSAWRDDLPTVLNTPEIRFPCAEERKFGAVAEVKAALAGRRDVSVNDIDGVRVSSDDGWWLLRASNTQDVLVARCEAQSPEALDRLKEQVRGAVRAVGLDVPDF, encoded by the coding sequence ATGGCGGAACAGGCGACGGCCTCCCACCGGTTCGACCCGACCATCCTGCGCGAATACGACGTCCGCGGCGTGATCGGCAGCACCCTGCATGCGGCCGACGCCCAGGCGCTCGGCCGCGCCTTCGGCACCATCGTCGCCGAGAAGGGCGGTCGCCGGGTCGCCGTGGGACGCGATGGACGGATCTCCTCGCCGGAGATCGCCGCCGCCACGATCGCCGGCCTGCGGGCCGCCGGGATCGACGTGCTCGATGTGGGCGGCTGCCCCACCCCGGCCCTGTATTTCGCGGTTCACCATCTGGGGACGGATGGCGGGATCATGATCACCGGCTCGCACAACCCCCCGGATTACAACGGCTTCAAGATGATGCTGGGAACGGCTCCGTTCTTCGGGGCCGATATCCAGCGGCTGGGCGAGATCGCCGGCACCGGCGGCTTTGCCGCGGGGCAGGGGTCGGTCGAGGCCGCGCCTGTGCTGGAGGCCTATGTCGCCCGCCTGTTGCAGGACCATCGCGCCGGACGGGATCTGTCGGTGGTCTGGGATTGCGGCAACGGGGCGACCGGCCCCGTGGTGACCGCGCTGACCGAGGTTCTGCCGGGGACCCACACGGTGCTGTATCCCGAAGTGGACGGGACCTTCCCGAACCATCATCCCGATCCCACGGTCCCGGAGACGCTGGAGGGGTTGCGGGCGGCGGTGGAGGCGGCCGGCGCCGATCTCGGCATCGCCTTCGACGGCGATGGGGACCGCATCGGGGTGATCGATGAGACCGGACGGGTAATCTGGGGCGACCAGCTCCTGGCGATCTACGCCACGGAGATCCTGGCCGACGCCCCCGGTGCCACGGTGATCGCCGACGTGAAGGCAAGCCAGGTGCTGTTCGACCGGGTCGCCGAGCTGGGCGGGGTGCCGCTGATGTGGCGCACCGGCCATTCGCTGATCAAGACCAAGATGGCCGAGACCGGCGCGCCCCTGGCGGGCGAGATGAGCGGTCACCTGTTCTTCAAGGACCGCTACTACGGGTTCGACGACGCACTCTACGCGGCGGTGCGGCTGTTGGCGCTGGTGGCCGGATCGGACCGGCCGGTATCGGCCTGGCGGGACGATCTGCCGACCGTGCTGAACACGCCGGAGATCCGCTTCCCCTGTGCCGAAGAGCGCAAGTTCGGGGCGGTGGCCGAGGTGAAGGCCGCGCTCGCCGGCCGACGCGACGTGTCGGTCAACGACATCGACGGCGTCCGCGTGAGCTCGGACGACGGTTGGTGGCTGCTGCGCGCCTCGAACACCCAGGATGTGCTTGTGGCCCGCTGCGAGGCGCAGAGCCCGGAAGCTCTCGACCGGCTCAAGGAGCAGGTGCGCGGCGCGGTCCGTGCCGTCGGACTCGACGTTCCCGACTTCTGA
- a CDS encoding DUF2062 domain-containing protein: MVGKILRQWRRTSMSPGVISRSMCMGMAVGFSPTVGLQAVMCFLIAFLCNRFWRPAMFDWVIALVGSLVVNPLTMVPTYTFYYWIGCQAMTCASLVEFKDADHIKDFVYALGDGTVAIFVGSIPFMIVGLPVGYFLGRVIERLLEARAQRRRVRLLEVARRRREQEIRAAQSAQ, encoded by the coding sequence ATGGTGGGGAAGATCCTGCGTCAGTGGCGCCGGACCAGCATGTCGCCCGGCGTGATCTCCCGTTCCATGTGCATGGGCATGGCGGTCGGATTCTCCCCGACCGTCGGTCTGCAGGCGGTGATGTGCTTCCTCATCGCCTTCCTCTGCAACCGGTTCTGGCGCCCGGCCATGTTCGACTGGGTGATCGCCCTGGTCGGGTCGTTGGTGGTCAACCCGCTGACGATGGTGCCGACCTACACGTTCTATTACTGGATCGGCTGTCAGGCGATGACCTGCGCCAGCCTGGTCGAGTTCAAGGACGCCGATCACATCAAGGATTTCGTCTACGCCCTCGGCGACGGAACGGTGGCGATCTTCGTCGGATCGATCCCGTTCATGATCGTCGGTCTTCCGGTCGGCTACTTTCTCGGCCGGGTGATTGAGCGCCTGCTGGAGGCCCGCGCCCAGCGTCGCCGAGTCCGTCTGCTCGAGGTCGCCCGCCGGCGGCGCGAGCAGGAAATCCGGGCGGCGCAGTCGGCCCAGTAG
- the moaE gene encoding molybdopterin synthase catalytic subunit MoaE yields the protein MAVRVQEEDFDIGRELAALTAGNHAIGGLGVFVGLVRDIAGGQSVSAMSLEHYPGMTERQLEEIEREARARWPLDATLIIHRVGDLAPGDNIVLVACASAHRQAALDATGFLIDWLKTKAPFWKREDTPDGARWVDAREADDEAAARWG from the coding sequence ATGGCCGTCCGCGTCCAGGAAGAGGATTTCGACATTGGCCGGGAACTGGCCGCGCTCACCGCCGGCAACCACGCCATCGGCGGGCTCGGCGTCTTCGTCGGCCTGGTCCGCGACATCGCCGGCGGCCAGTCCGTCAGCGCCATGTCGCTGGAGCACTATCCCGGCATGACCGAGCGGCAGTTGGAGGAGATCGAGCGCGAGGCCCGGGCCCGCTGGCCGCTGGATGCCACCCTGATCATCCACCGGGTCGGCGACCTCGCGCCGGGGGACAACATCGTGCTGGTCGCCTGCGCCTCCGCCCACCGGCAGGCCGCGCTGGACGCGACCGGCTTCCTCATCGACTGGCTGAAGACCAAGGCGCCGTTCTGGAAGCGCGAGGACACCCCGGACGGCGCGCGCTGGGTCGATGCGCGCGAGGCCGACGACGAGGCCGCAGCCCGCTGGGGGTGA
- the mobB gene encoding molybdopterin-guanine dinucleotide biosynthesis protein B has product MKRVFGIAGWSGSGKTTLLRALIPVLCERGATVSTIKHAHHDFDIDRPGKDSYLHRTAGAHEVMIGSAHRFALMHELRGGPEPTLNDLVERLAPVDIVLVEGFKFDPIPKLEVHRPALGKSPIWPDDPHIVAVATDVPLAECPLPAFDLKDTASIASMVMEAAAGLEVAR; this is encoded by the coding sequence ATGAAGCGCGTGTTTGGGATCGCCGGCTGGTCCGGCAGTGGGAAGACCACGCTCCTTCGGGCACTGATTCCGGTGCTTTGCGAACGTGGGGCTACCGTGTCGACAATCAAGCATGCTCATCACGATTTCGATATCGACCGTCCAGGCAAGGACAGCTACCTGCACCGCACCGCCGGCGCGCACGAAGTTATGATCGGGTCGGCCCACCGTTTCGCCCTGATGCACGAGCTGCGGGGCGGGCCGGAGCCCACGCTGAACGACCTGGTCGAGCGGTTGGCTCCCGTCGACATCGTGCTGGTGGAGGGGTTCAAGTTCGATCCGATCCCCAAGCTGGAAGTGCATCGCCCCGCCCTCGGCAAGTCACCGATCTGGCCGGACGATCCCCATATCGTCGCCGTCGCCACCGATGTCCCGCTGGCCGAATGCCCGCTTCCGGCCTTCGACCTCAAGGACACCGCCTCGATCGCCTCCATGGTGATGGAAGCCGCGGCAGGACTGGAGGTGGCGCGATGA
- the moaD gene encoding molybdopterin converting factor subunit 1, with product MKLMYFAWVRQRIGSASETVEAPAEAATVGQLVDWLKTRGPGYAEAFKDTRAIRYAVNQEYVEPDHPVAAGDEVAFFPPVTGG from the coding sequence ATGAAACTGATGTATTTCGCCTGGGTGCGCCAGCGCATCGGCAGCGCCAGCGAGACCGTGGAGGCCCCGGCCGAGGCGGCCACCGTCGGGCAGCTCGTCGACTGGCTGAAGACCCGCGGCCCCGGTTACGCGGAGGCCTTCAAGGACACCCGGGCCATCCGCTATGCGGTGAACCAGGAATATGTCGAGCCCGACCACCCGGTGGCGGCCGGCGACGAGGTGGCGTTCTTCCCGCCGGTGACCGGGGGCTGA
- a CDS encoding phasin family protein — MTTKKTTASSATPVDAAVAAGKETMEKMTKLTHETGQKNFEQAVTVAKENMEKASAAAFKGYDEFATYSQANYDAFNKSFGIMTKGFEDVSKAWFSYTQSSVDAGVDFSKKVMGAKSVNEIVDLQNDFAKSSFDSFVAESTKLSEMSVKTANEAIEPIKARVDETVVSISKVAA, encoded by the coding sequence ATGACCACCAAGAAAACCACTGCAAGCAGTGCCACGCCGGTCGACGCAGCCGTCGCCGCTGGTAAGGAGACCATGGAAAAGATGACCAAGCTGACGCACGAAACCGGCCAGAAGAATTTCGAGCAGGCCGTTACCGTCGCCAAGGAGAACATGGAGAAGGCTTCGGCCGCCGCGTTCAAGGGCTACGACGAGTTCGCCACCTACTCGCAGGCCAACTACGACGCCTTCAACAAGTCCTTCGGCATCATGACCAAGGGTTTCGAGGACGTGTCCAAGGCCTGGTTCTCCTACACCCAAAGCTCGGTCGATGCCGGCGTCGACTTCTCCAAGAAGGTTATGGGCGCGAAGAGCGTGAACGAGATCGTCGATCTCCAGAACGACTTCGCCAAGTCCTCCTTCGACAGCTTCGTCGCCGAGAGCACCAAGCTCTCCGAGATGTCCGTGAAGACCGCCAACGAGGCGATCGAGCCGATCAAGGCCCGCGTCGACGAGACCGTCGTCAGCATCTCGAAGGTCGCCGCCTGA